A segment of the Odoribacter splanchnicus DSM 20712 genome:
TTATTTTTGCCATAACCAATATGTATTTTGAGTCATTAATGTATTCTTTTCAAAAGCGTCGGAGCTAACCCAGGTATAGAGTGCACCGTTGCGGACCTCTTCGTCGGTGAGGGTTTTGAATTTACCGCGCAGCATCTCCCGGTAGTAACCGTTGCGCACAATGTCGAAATAGTACTGCCCCTCGCCGAACAATTCACGCCGGCGTTCGTTGAAAATCTCCCGGCGCAGCGCTTCCGGTTCGGTACTCCCGGCGTATGCTTCCAATCCGGCCCTCTTCCGAATCCGGTCGAGGTCGTCTTTCGCCGTCGTCTTTTGGAGCCGCGCGCGGCATTCGGCACGCAGCAACACGACGTCGGCCAACCGCCAGAAAACATAATCGCAGTCGGTGGCTACAGGTACTTTCCCCTGACCTTCCAACATCTCCGAATTGGTTTGATAATGGTAATCACGCCATTTGTGGATAAAAGCATACGGAGAGGTCACCTCTTCTCCTTCCACCGTATAGCTGACATGGCCCAAATCGTACCAGAACTCTTTCCGCCTCAAATCATTCTCTTCGGGATAGATTTCTTTCACCGTTTTCACTGAAATCCGGTTGTATTCCTGATTTTTATCGGTGGACAGGGATTGCGGACTGACATTGGTATAAGGGTAATCGATCAATTCCTGTCCCGGCAGTTCACCCGTAAAACGGGTATCGTAGATATGGGCATCATCCAATATGTCGTTGTCGATGCTGAGGATGGTTTCCTTGCTGTGGCGGTTTTTGCCGAACACATTACCGATTAAGTCCGTCATGTTTTCGAGTTCGTAGTCTCCGGCAAATTCGTCGATAACCTGTGAGGCATAGTGTTCCGCCTGTTCCCAGTATTTGGCGTCTTGCGTCAGTCCGCCCATCCAGGCATAGATATTGGCGAGAAGGGTATTGACCGACCCTCGGCTGGCGTATTGCCGGGACGTAATGGTACGGCCGTCGGCATCCGTCATTTTATCGTGTGCCGGTAAACCGAGGGCTTGTTCCGCTTCTCCGGCAGCGTATTGCAACACTTCGAGAGCCGGTTTTTTAGCTAAGGCAATGAGCGACTCCGAGCCCGGAGAAATGGGCGCATCCCCCCAAATCTGGGCTATCCGGAAATAGGTTATCGCTTTGACAAAATGGGCTTGTCGGAGCCAAAAGGCCGCCCGTTCCGCCGGAATATTCTGAAAGCGGTACTCGTTGTCAATCATCAGGTCGGCCAGGCTTATCAGGGAATAATGGTCACGCCATGTGCTTTTCAGTATTCCGCCGATAAGGGTCTGGGTGGTATGCGTCGCCACATCCAATTCGCGGAAACCGGAAATGTTGGGTTTCAACTCGTCGGCATCGACAGACATATAATAATAGGGTTGTTTGCCCTTGCAAGCCGACTTCATGCAGGCCATCATGGAAGTGTGAAGAGACTCCAAATCGGCTTCACTCTGAAAGTAATTTGTCAGCGTCACAGAATTTTCGGGAGAGATATCCAGCCAGTCGTTACAAGACAGAAGCGGCAGGAATAACAAAAACAGATATATCTTTTTCATCTCGTCGGCATATTAAAAATTAACGGTCAATCCTACGGTAAACTTACGGGGCAACG
Coding sequences within it:
- a CDS encoding RagB/SusD family nutrient uptake outer membrane protein gives rise to the protein MKKIYLFLLFLPLLSCNDWLDISPENSVTLTNYFQSEADLESLHTSMMACMKSACKGKQPYYYMSVDADELKPNISGFRELDVATHTTQTLIGGILKSTWRDHYSLISLADLMIDNEYRFQNIPAERAAFWLRQAHFVKAITYFRIAQIWGDAPISPGSESLIALAKKPALEVLQYAAGEAEQALGLPAHDKMTDADGRTITSRQYASRGSVNTLLANIYAWMGGLTQDAKYWEQAEHYASQVIDEFAGDYELENMTDLIGNVFGKNRHSKETILSIDNDILDDAHIYDTRFTGELPGQELIDYPYTNVSPQSLSTDKNQEYNRISVKTVKEIYPEENDLRRKEFWYDLGHVSYTVEGEEVTSPYAFIHKWRDYHYQTNSEMLEGQGKVPVATDCDYVFWRLADVVLLRAECRARLQKTTAKDDLDRIRKRAGLEAYAGSTEPEALRREIFNERRRELFGEGQYYFDIVRNGYYREMLRGKFKTLTDEEVRNGALYTWVSSDAFEKNTLMTQNTYWLWQK